A region of the Gadus morhua chromosome 1, gadMor3.0, whole genome shotgun sequence genome:
ATGGCCCATCACCAAGGGGGTGTGGCTCATCCTCCTGGGGGTGTGGCCTGTCCTCAAAGGTGTTGtcggtgtgtgggggtggggctaGGAGGCGGAGGGCCTCGTCACAGTGTTCCTGAGCTTCTTCCAGCTGGTCCACTTCCTGGAAACAGCTGGCCAGTGCCACGAGCGTGAACAGCCaatggggggaggcgggggatggGGCCAATGCAGTCGGCGTGGACGatggggtgggcggggccaatggtgtgggcgtggccgacgtggtgggcggggcctgaggGTGGCCCAGTTTGGTCTGCAGTCTCTTAGCGTTGAGCAGCGGACCCAGAGCCTCCTGGTACCGCCCCACCCTGCAGGACCACAGCACGAGGGTGGTGTTAGTGGAGGGTGGTGTTAGTGAAGTGTTAGTGAAGGGTGGTGTTAGTGGAGGGTGGTGTTAAGGTATGGTGGTGTTAGTGGAGGGTGGTGTTAAGGAATGGTGGTGTTAGTCAAAGGTGATTTAGTGAAGTGTTAGTGAAGGGTGGTGTAAGTGAAGGGTGGTGTTAAATAAGGGTGATGTTAGTGAGGGGTGGTGTTAATGGAGGCTGGTTTTAATGAAGGGTGGTGCTAGTGAAGGCTGGTGTACAGCAACATGACTACTGGTTAACACCTGATgagaggaccaggaccaggaccaggaccaggaccaggactcaGTGTACCTGATGAGCAGCTGTCCGGTCAGCAGGTCCGGCAGGTAGAAGAAGAGCCTGACGCAGGACGCCCCCCTCAGCACCGCCCCGGAGCACAGGTGGGACAGGTACTGCTCGAAGGCCCGGCTCCGGCGCGCGATGGTCTGCGCCGTGTAGTTACTGCGCAGCTTCTTACCTAGCAACCACCGTCAGAGTCATGGCAACCAGAGAACACATGATGGACGTCACGGCATGATGTCAGAGAATGTATTGAGAATGTAttgagagtctctctctctctctctctctctctctctctctctctctctctctctctctctctctctctctctctctctctctctctctctctctctctctctctccccccctcctcacgtGGGAAGCAGACTCCGTGCATCTGGTCTCCATGGTTACGGCGCAGGGTGGCGTGGAGCCGCTGGAAGTCCGAGTATCGCCTGGTGATGACGGCCGGGGTCTTGTCACTGCCACCCGCCTGCACCACGTGGATGGTGTAgagctacatacacacacacattaatacatacacacacacacacacataaatgcatttacacacacacacacacacacacacacacacacacacacacacacacacacacacacacacacacacacacacacacacacacacacacacacacacacacacacacacacacacacacacgtgttgggacatctcctcccctcaccacGTATTTGGCGGagccctccaccaccacgcTGGCGTCCGTGGCCTCGAACAGCAGCTGgtccgccccccgccccctgctggggggggccggggccacGCCCCCCCGGAGCCCCCGCCAGCCCTCCTGCAGCAGGCGCGCTGCGGGGGAGGGGCCTAACTGAGCCCCGCCCACCGGACTGGTCTCTGAGTGGAGGGCGGCAGAGTCAGGGGAGACAGATGggaagacagacggacagacgggcagacagacagacagacgggcagacagacagacgggcagacagacagacagacagacaattttttaaggcgaaatttaaGGCGAAATTTAAGGCGAAAAGGCGAAAAGTTCTCAGCTACAATGTTtctttgggagagacatgctgaataaattcAACATGTTATCAAACTTCAAAATAATATTGATCAATCGTGATTTCAATGTTGaacaaaataatcgtgattatgatttttcccataatcgagcagccctaacaGACAGGTGTCTCCTCACCTGTGCTGCTAAGCCCCTCCTCCATGGACTCGCTCAGGAAGTCTGAGTCGCTGTCCATCCCtgagccctcctcctctcctccctcctctcctcctcctcctcccgctcctgctCCGTCGAAGCAAAGCATGCCGCCAAGCCGCTCGgacacacactcctcctcctcggccagCTCCGCCTCCCatcgctcctcctccctcccatccgCTTCCTGTTCACTTCCTGGTGGctgaggctccgccccctcgccctcctTGAAGAGCGAGCGCTTCAAACGCTCCAGCAGGCGGGACGCCATCAGCCTCCTCAACACCGGGGGGCGCTAGGGGCACACCAGTGAACAGGGTTTAAAGACAGGTTTAATACAATTACTTTACAGGGTTAAGTCAACTAAAAAGGGTTTATTATACAGGGTTGAATAGACGGGTTTAATATAATTACTATATAGGGGTTTAATATACAGGATTGAGTATAATTATACATGACATTATCTACATTATTATAAAGCAGCTTTAGCGACTGGTTGAGGTCGTTAGGGATCAGTGACCAGGTGAGGTCATGAGCAACCAGGTGAGCTTGTTCCTGACCAGGTGAGCTTGTAATCACACTAGGCCACGCCCCAGGGGGACACTGAGGGAGGGATCGCTGTGAGCGGCAGTGTGTGACTCAGCATGTAAACCGACCGTTAGATGAACACACCCTCAGTCCCCTTCTAATATCTTCCACGTTGCACAATGCAGAAGACTTCCCACCGCAGATAATAGAGATGACTGGGCAGTCTAAACTCGAGACAGGAGGGAAATATCAGGCTAATATTTACTCTCAAGGTCCAGCTTTTTGGTGTGTTTATTATCTAAAGTGTCGGGGAGCTCTCCGTATAAGCTCGAATTCAAACACTATGAGAATTATTAATAAAGGGAAAAAACAAGACTTGAGTTCGAAGCAGCGCAGAACGTTCACAAACTGGCTAGGAAGTTTGGGTTCATGACCCTCTAAGCCAggatatttgttattatttgtattaaagtGGTTTGATCAAAACTAAACTCCTAAAGCAGGGGCTGACGTGAAATATGAATAGGAGATTGTTTCAgtggatgaatgtgtgtgcgcatgtgtgtgtgttggtgtgtgtgcatgttggtgtggctccgtgtgtgtgtgtgcgaggtgtgtcagtgcgtgtgcatatcgtgtgtgtgggttgatgcgtgcatgtgtgtgttggtgcgtgtgtgtgtgtgcttgttggtgtgtgtgtttgtccgtgcgtgtgtatatcggtgtgtgtgggttgatgcgtgcatgtgtgtgtgttggtgtgtgtgcgtgctggtgtgggtgcgtgtgtgcttgttggtgtgtgtgtgtgtgtgtgtctgcgtgtgcatatcggtgtgtgtgtgtgttggtgtgcacgttggtgtgcctgtgtgttattGTGCTTGTTAAAGCACTTGttaaaggttgctagttcaatccccagctcctcctagctgagtgttgatgtgtccctgagcaagacacttaaccctaactgctcctgacgagctggctgtcgccttgcatggtcgactctgccgtcggtgtatcaatgtgtgtattaaccgatgtaagcgctttggataaaagcgtctgctaaatgccctaattgtaattgcttgtgcgtgcgtggtggTGTGCGTTTTGgtatgcgcgtgcatgtgtgtgagtgtgtgttggtaagcatgtgcgtacgtgcgtggtggtgtgtgtgtgtattggtatgtgcatgtgtgtttttttttccgggACTCTAGTTACGACCATGGAAACTCTACATAAATAATCCAGAGTGGGCCTCAGGCAGGAAACATTGAGGAGCAAAACCATCTCTAACAGTCAGCGTGAGGAGGACCGAACTGACTGGGTTCACTGCGGTGAACCAGACTAACATAGAGACTAACATAGACTAACATAGAGACTAACATAGACCACTGTGGTGACCCAGACTAACATAGAGAATTGAAAGGTCAGGTTACAGTTGAATTCAACACCCAAAGGCGTGAAATAGTGGAAGTTCAGCTGATAATActcatactactactactaccactaatCTACTAATAGTTCGACTGGTTCTGCTGTCCCAGATATGAGGAGGACCGCGGTGGTGCTCCTCTGGCCGCGTTGACCTATTCAGCTCTGGTGGTCTCGCAGTAGTGGTTAGGGGACAGTAGTAGACTCCAGAAGGAGGACCCTGTAGACCCGTAGGACATAATACTTGCTATATTTCAACACTTTGTATCGTGGCGTCGCTGCGCTACTTTCTCATTGAAACTTTCCGACGTCACAAATGGGGAGCTGCTGTTTGCTTAGAAGCTAACAACTTTGGCGGCGGACGTTTTGTTAAAGCGAACGGTTTACGAAAGACTGTAACTAACTGGTTATTCACTAACACATGACTCACCGGACTCGGTCAGTCAACCGGTCTCAGTCCATCCGGGGGAGAAAGGCTGCTAGACTCCATGGTCGGAAGCTACAACAGTAAAGTCCTGCAAACAGCTGACGGCCGACGGCGCGGTCCTTCGGTGCGCGGACACGCTGTCCTCCCTTGCCGTGAGGCGCGACCACGATGTAAACGCTCGTCCACGTATGCGGGAGGGAGCGGTCCTTCACTTCATGACAATGAGAATAAACAGTTTGTAAGACGTGGaattctctttctgtctgtctttatcgctgtatttctttctttctttctttctttctttctttctttctttctttctttctttctttctttctttctttctttctttctttctttctttctttctttctttctttctttctttctttctttcttctttctttctttctttctttctttctttctt
Encoded here:
- the snx21 gene encoding LOW QUALITY PROTEIN: sorting nexin-21 (The sequence of the model RefSeq protein was modified relative to this genomic sequence to represent the inferred CDS: deleted 1 base in 1 codon) — its product is MASRLLERLKRSLFKEGEGAEPQPPGSEQEADGREEERWEAELAEEEECVSERLGGMLCFDGAGAGGGGGEEGGEEEGSGMDSDSDFLSESMEEGLSSTETSPVGGAQLGPSPAARLLQEGWRGLRGGVAPAPPSRGRGADQLLFEATDASVVVEGSAKYVLYTIHVVQAGGSDKTPAVITRRYSDFQRLHATLRRNHGDQMHGVCFPRKKLRSNYTAQTIARRSRAFEQYLSHLCSGAVLRGASCVRLFFYLPDLLTGQLLIRVGRYQEALGPLLNAKRLQTKLGHPQAPPTTSATPTPLAPPTPSSTPTALAPSPASPHWLFTLVALASCFQEVDQLEEAQEHCDEALRLLAPPPHTDNTFEDRPHPQEDEPHPLGDGPYTALPIELPQTMDNLSPTNENPPLLLPKPHPLLLQLLRAIVRLSWQTGRDKRQWEGLLQQLEEQWVEPDNQPTIKEVLVKQDLRETETEG